A region from the Rosa rugosa chromosome 6, drRosRugo1.1, whole genome shotgun sequence genome encodes:
- the LOC133714783 gene encoding S-adenosyl-L-methionine-dependent uroporphyrinogen III methyltransferase, chloroplastic-like: MALVSRLQSLSSSLSSTHFRKPDSLNPQPICSLHFNNSPSYTSPFTEKHSIERYQRDQWLYNNQLEQPTLFSLPPDTDADADSDLTRQNDIALQLPELRKLLQVLREKREREGGCGGGGGKCGPGNVFLVGTGPGDPELLTLKAVRVVQSADLLLYDRLVSNHVLDFVASDARLVYVGKTAGYHSRTQEEIHELLLSFAEAGATVVRLKGGDPLVFGRGGEEMDFLQQQGIQVQVIPGITAASGIAAELGIPLTHRGVANSVRFLTGHSRKGGTDPLFVAENAADPDSTLVVYMGLSTLPSLAQKLVHHGLPPTTPAVAVERGTTPQQRMVFAELKDLANEITLAELVSPTLIVIGKVVALSPLWPHTLNEVAALVGAI; the protein is encoded by the exons ATGGCTCTTGTCAGTAGGCTTCAATCTCTGTCTTCCTCTTTGTCTTCCACCCATTTCAGAAAACCCGATTCCTTAAACCCTCAACCCATTTGCTCTCTACACTTCAACAACTCCCCTTCTTACACTTCTCCTTTTACAGAGAAGCATTCCATTGAGAGGTACCAGAGAGACCAGTGGCTATACAATAACCAATTGGAGCAACccactcttttctctctccctcctgaTACTGATGCTGATGCTGACTCTGATCTCACAAGGCAGAATGACATTGCTTTGCAGCTACCAGAGCTGAGAAAGCTGCTTCAGGTGctaagagagaagagagagagggaaggagGGTGTGGTGGAGGAGGAGGCAAGTGTGGGCCTGGCAATGTCTTCTTGGTCGGCACTGGCCCTGGGGACCCTGAACTCCTCACATTGAAGGCTGTCAGAGTTGTACAGAGTGCTGATTTATTGTTGTATGATAGGCTGGTGTCCAATCATGTGTTGGATTTTGTTGCCTCTGATGCTAGACTTGTCTATGTGGGCAAGACTGCCGGGTACCATAGCAGAACCCAG GAGGAGATACATGAATTGCTACTGAGTTTTGCTGAAGCTGGAGCTACTGTTGTGAGACTAAAAGGAGGGGATCCACTG GTGTTTGGAAGGGGTGGAGAGGAGATGGATTTTTTGCAACAGCAAGGAATTCAAGTGCAAGTTATTCCAG GTATCACTGCTGCTTCTGGGATAGCAGCAGAGCTAGGGATCCCATTAACTCACAGAGGTGTTGCAAATAGTGTAAGATTTCTGACCGGGCACTCCAGGAAGGGAGGAACCGATCCTCTTTTTGTGGCAGAGAATGCAGCTGACCCTGATTCAACCTTGGTGGTATACATGGGTTTGTCGACTCTCCCTTCTCTTGCTCAAAAGTTGGTCCATCATGGTCTGCCACCAACAACACCAGCTGTTGCAGTTGAGCGAGGGACCACACCTCAACAGCGCATG GTCTTTGCAGAACTGAAGGATCTTGCCAATGAAATTACATTAGCAGAGTTAGTATCACCAACGCTCATCGTCATTGGGAAAGTAGTTGCACTTTCACCATTGTGGCCACATACTTTGAACGAAGTGGCTGCTCTTGTCGGAGCCATATAG